The Candidatus Krumholzibacteriia bacterium genome includes a region encoding these proteins:
- a CDS encoding homocysteine S-methyltransferase family protein, producing the protein MESFGIMRRLAEGRLLFDGGMGSMLIGLGLPAGWPPEEWNVSRPEAVTRVHRAYLDAGAEVVGTNTFGATPARLATHGLADRTAEFSTAGLQLARKAVAETSRGADNRRRFVAFSLGPGGEMLPPVGSADPDRVRREFLGPLRSAGGGDAPDLILIETMIDLREALIALEVAKNTVDVPVAVSLTYNRNPRGFFTIMGDEASKAAKQLEAAGADVIGANCSITSGDMLNLAAVLRSSTTVPLLCQPNAGNPAIRAGGPVYEQAPEEFAEHVQGLFDAGVNAVGGCCGTTPDFIRRASDAIRHRPGDSHG; encoded by the coding sequence ATGGAGTCGTTCGGGATAATGAGGCGCCTTGCCGAAGGCCGCCTGCTGTTCGACGGGGGAATGGGGAGCATGCTGATCGGGCTCGGACTGCCGGCCGGCTGGCCTCCCGAAGAATGGAACGTGTCGCGCCCGGAAGCAGTAACGCGTGTTCATCGCGCCTATCTGGACGCCGGTGCCGAGGTTGTCGGGACCAACACGTTCGGGGCAACACCCGCTCGCCTGGCCACGCACGGTCTTGCCGATCGCACGGCCGAGTTCAGCACCGCAGGACTGCAGCTCGCACGGAAAGCGGTTGCCGAGACTTCTCGAGGCGCCGACAACCGCCGTCGGTTCGTGGCGTTCTCGCTGGGACCGGGCGGTGAGATGCTGCCGCCGGTGGGCTCCGCGGATCCGGATCGTGTTCGAAGGGAGTTCCTGGGGCCTCTGCGTAGCGCCGGTGGTGGTGATGCGCCAGATCTCATTCTCATAGAGACCATGATCGATCTGAGGGAGGCCCTGATCGCGCTGGAAGTGGCGAAGAACACGGTCGATGTCCCGGTGGCGGTCTCGCTTACCTACAACCGCAACCCGCGCGGGTTCTTTACCATCATGGGTGATGAGGCGTCGAAGGCGGCAAAACAGCTCGAGGCGGCCGGCGCTGACGTGATCGGGGCAAACTGTTCGATCACCAGTGGAGACATGTTGAATCTGGCCGCCGTTCTGAGAAGCAGCACGACAGTGCCCTTGCTGTGCCAGCCGAACGCCGGCAATCCGGCGATTCGCGCTGGTGGGCCGGTGTATGAACAGGCACCGGAGGAATTCGCCGAGCACGTACAAGGGCTGTTTGATGCTGGCGTCAACGCAGTTGGCGGGTGTTGCGGAACGACGCCCGACTTCATCCGCCGTGCATCCGATGCTATCCGACACCGGCCGGGAGACAGCCATGGGTGA